Proteins encoded by one window of Geoalkalibacter sp.:
- a CDS encoding VC_2705 family sodium/solute symporter yields the protein MRLNNLPGMGAALLLVLSTASLGWAEQAVRAGEEIFQLEPGFKAAPALIMLALMVVYVGVGFLSRVSTTSGYWVAGQGIGKYGNGAAIASDWMSAASFMGVAGLLYLQGWFGLGYIIGWTGGYVLLLVLLAAQLRRFGKYTIPEFLGDRFDSHGVRLFAATVTVIIAITYATAQFKGIGLVCGWIFGMSYASSVFFAAGVVLAYMLISGMSGVTRNQQIQYVVLISAFLIPLWSLMQKAGGSGILPQIEYGRLLSDLMEGKTAVGVLEGEELDKATRAYLPWGTGGSIYHFIALVFTLMVGTAGLPHIMIRFYTVKNEDIARRSVLWGLFFIGLLYWSSPVYAALGKYWNPLGGRAVADVIILSAPERAELGIAFIGYLAAGAMAAGISTVAGLLVAGASAVAHDWYATVFRPDSTDKQQLLVGRLVTAALCAVVVLFALNPPALIAQIVAMAFAIAGNTIFPACVLAVWYSRANKYGALAGMTFGLALTLLAMTGWILNVPAFTATGLLPATSSALLVCPLAFLINIVVSNLTTDKVSENSLRRSDQVLRKLHNVPGHPEDSRRPQGSFAAK from the coding sequence ACCTGCCCGGGATGGGCGCGGCCCTGCTTCTGGTGTTGAGCACGGCGAGCCTCGGCTGGGCGGAGCAAGCCGTTCGCGCCGGCGAGGAGATCTTTCAGCTCGAACCAGGCTTCAAGGCGGCGCCGGCGCTGATCATGCTCGCCCTGATGGTCGTCTATGTCGGCGTGGGATTTCTCTCGCGGGTCTCCACCACCTCGGGCTACTGGGTGGCGGGCCAGGGCATCGGCAAGTACGGCAACGGCGCGGCCATCGCCTCGGACTGGATGTCGGCGGCCTCCTTCATGGGCGTGGCCGGCCTGCTCTATCTGCAAGGCTGGTTCGGCCTGGGCTACATCATCGGCTGGACGGGCGGCTACGTGCTGCTGCTGGTGCTGCTCGCCGCGCAGCTGCGCCGCTTCGGCAAATACACCATCCCCGAGTTTCTCGGCGATCGCTTCGATTCCCACGGCGTGCGCCTGTTTGCCGCCACGGTGACGGTGATCATCGCCATCACCTACGCCACCGCGCAGTTCAAGGGCATCGGCCTGGTGTGCGGCTGGATCTTCGGCATGAGCTACGCCTCCAGCGTGTTCTTCGCCGCCGGGGTGGTGCTGGCCTACATGCTGATCTCGGGCATGTCCGGGGTGACCCGCAACCAGCAGATCCAGTACGTGGTGCTGATTTCGGCGTTTCTCATTCCCCTGTGGAGCCTGATGCAGAAGGCCGGCGGCAGCGGCATCCTGCCCCAGATCGAATACGGCCGCCTGCTCTCGGATCTGATGGAGGGAAAAACCGCCGTCGGGGTTCTGGAGGGCGAGGAGCTGGACAAGGCGACCCGCGCCTATCTGCCCTGGGGCACGGGCGGCAGCATCTATCATTTCATCGCCCTGGTCTTCACCCTGATGGTCGGCACGGCGGGGCTGCCGCACATCATGATCCGCTTCTACACCGTGAAAAACGAAGACATCGCGCGACGCAGCGTGCTCTGGGGGCTGTTCTTCATCGGCCTGCTTTACTGGTCCTCGCCGGTTTACGCCGCCCTGGGCAAATACTGGAATCCCCTGGGCGGGCGCGCCGTGGCGGATGTCATCATCCTCTCGGCGCCCGAGCGCGCGGAACTCGGCATCGCCTTTATCGGCTATCTGGCCGCCGGGGCCATGGCGGCGGGCATCTCCACGGTGGCCGGGCTGCTGGTGGCGGGCGCCTCGGCGGTGGCCCACGACTGGTACGCCACGGTGTTTCGCCCCGACAGCACCGACAAGCAGCAGTTGCTGGTGGGGCGACTGGTCACCGCAGCCCTGTGCGCCGTCGTGGTGCTCTTCGCCCTCAATCCCCCGGCGCTCATCGCGCAGATCGTCGCCATGGCCTTCGCCATCGCCGGCAACACCATTTTTCCCGCCTGCGTGCTGGCGGTCTGGTATTCACGCGCCAACAAGTACGGGGCCCTGGCCGGCATGACCTTCGGCCTCGCCCTGACCCTGCTCGCCATGACGGGCTGGATTCTCAACGTGCCGGCCTTCACCGCCACGGGTCTGCTGCCCGCGACCTCCTCGGCCCTGCTCGTCTGTCCCCTGGCCTTTCTCATCAACATCGTCGTGTCCAACCTGACGACGGACAAGGTCAGCGAAAATTCCCTGCGGCGCAGCGACCAGGTGCTGCGCAAACTGCACAACGTACCGGGACATCCTGAGGATTCGCGGCGGCCCCAGGGCTCCTTCGCGGCCAAGTAA